The stretch of DNA ATCATAGTCAATGACGACGAAATGGTAAAGAAACTCATATTTACCAATACCAAGAAAGCAAGCAATAGTgaagtttttaaaaatgtgttaacTCAGCTTAATGAGAAGTACAATGCAACTACAGGAAAGGACTTTCCATTCGTAGTGGCACAGATGAGGAATAAATTTAAGTGGTGCGTCAGTACCTGTAAGAAGATTTGTCTGACAGTTAAAACTGCTTCAGGCATAACAAGGTTTATTGAAGATAAGGGATATGGAAAGTGGTTTAACCTTCTCTACGTGCTGGTAAAAACAAGAGACTCTTGTAAACCAGAAAATGCATGTGAACTTTCTGCTCTTGGTAGAGACGCAGATTGTATTGATTATGGAATCAATGAGGCCGATGATGAAGGTGAGGGTAGCAGTACTTCTTCTAATTTCACAAATAAAAGTTCTGACCTTCCATTCAAGCAGAAAGTTGCACCTGTCAAGAAACCTactttcaaaaaaagaaaaactgatcAGCTTGGCAAAGCTCTTGAACTGCTTCAAGCTACTATAGATCATGACCCTGCTAAGGAATTTTTGCAGATTTTGAAAGAAGACATGAAAGCCTCCCGAGAGCAAGAAATGAGGTACTTTCAGATGATGTGTGGGTTAATCAATCCTACCATTAGTCCAAAACCTCTGGCTAATGGTAATCCCCATCATTATCATAGTCCTACATTGCAACCCTTCTATTATGGTACCTCCCCTAAAGAGGATCAGCATCAGCTTTCTGGTTTTCAAGCTTTTAATCAGAGTGTGCAACAAAACTCTGTCTTTCTACCCTACTCTGCCAGCAGCCGTCCACATACACCATCCTCAAGCAATCCTTTAACAGTTTCCCCTGGCAGTGCTGACCAATCTTTTCTTAATCATGTCCAGGCAGCAGGGGCTTCTCAACAGCAAGGTTTTGTTCCCCAATATGAAGAACTCAGGCCTATAACACCAACATATATATATGAAGATTCAACTGGTCCTTCTGAAGGTGGTTGGGATGTCACAGGAAGATTTGGCAAGTAGTTTGTGGACTGAAATAATAGTGAAACCAACAAGTTGCAAAGAAGCTAATTTTTCTCTATGTGACATCACTGAAATTTACGATAAATTTCTTGTGTTAAAGTTTACCTAATGAATACATAGACCTGAAATTTGTGAGGTGAGAGTTTGCTTTGGTTAAATTGTTAATAGGCTCTTTGTATGATAGTGTCACAAGACCTTGTCAATCTTAAAAAAGGTGATGGCCCAAAGTAGATGCTAGAAATAAAACAAGCATCTAAAAAATAACAACATGCCAAGTTTGAGGCCTCAGTCTAGCATTGAACAGTGAGTTGTTACTGAAGTTTGAAAAAGCCGCCAGTGAACAAGGTGTTCCTTTCCAGCAACATTGTCCTTGCAAACCCTTGAATGAAAAATTCACTGTACAGTGGCATAGGCTTCAAAATAATGTGGCAATTTGGGACTTTGTCATGTGCCCCTTTTATTTCTGGCATCTGTTTTGTTCCAAGAACAATTTTTAGGGGTGGGCAAGGTCACATGACTCTATCATGCGAAGAGTCTATTTAAGGTTCACTAAACTTAATTCAAGGTTTTGCttgatttatgtttttttttcaatttggctGGTATTTAGGTAATGGAAGTCAATAATCCTGTATGTAAAGAAAAAACTTTACCTGGAATTTCTAAGCAAGGTCAGAAACTTAAAAAAAGCAGTTCCCGAGAACTTCCATAACAATAAATTACCCAGACATTTAAAAACACTTTTATTAAACACATAGAGTATAATCAAATGGTGTCTTGAACAAATGGAATACCCAAAGGGCTTATGGTCAAAATTTAACCTCATGTCATTGGTAACTCAAGTTTACATTTATTGTTTCGTTTGGTCATCTAACGTTTTCATGAACGTGTTATGGCTTGAACAGTTACAATTACTGCATGTAGGCACATAAATGTCAGAGCAAAACAAAGAAGCAATACTTTAGTATATtgttgtatacatgtatattaacaTGCCCATTGATCAAGTTGAATTCAATGTAGACTTGTGCCTGGAATTACAATttatgaaactgaaacttgttaAATATAAGTACCAAGTTATGTTGAGTTCACACTGGAGGTCTTGCATTACACCTATTTCTTACAATAAGGTAATAGGTTGTTTGCCTCTTGGCCTCATTTGATATAGTTACATGTAGGTAACAGGCTGTTGGCCTCTTGGCCTTATCCTTAAAACAAGAAGTGGCATATGAATATTGTAACTGAGAAGAGAAACAGGCTACTTAAATTGACAGAAAAGTAAAACTGTTGTGCATTGTTCCGATGAAAAATCATATTTCAGTTTTCATTTCccctaaaataataattaaaaataattggaGGACAATAGCTCTAATTTCTAGTCTTTTGCTTCTTGTTTTAATGATCAGTATTTCAAACAGTGTTACAGTATTACAGTACCAAAAGGCTTTGAGTtgaattaaaatgatttttcatgaatttaaaattaGTGGCTGATAGAAAACtgtttcattgatttgaaacaaaataatgttatcTTACACTTGTTCCTGCCACAAATTCTTTGCTAGAGCCTCCCTGATACCTCCAGCAACACGAGATGAATCTCTTGTTTTGGTGCAGTTTCGCATAAATAACAATTCTCTGATCTCATCCCTACTTCTCCTCTTTTGGGTAAAAGGGTCAGTTGTCAGATCCAGCTGGGGAGGAAGAGTATCATTTGCAGCAATACAGATGTTATGGAGAACAATACATGTTAGGGCAGCCAGCTTTACTGCATCTGGTTGGCATTCTAGCTTTCGATATAACACCCTCCACCTGCTCTTCAGTTGACCAAAAGTTCGTTCAGTTACCATCCTAGCACGGCTCAAGCGATAATTGAAATAACCCTGCTCAGGTGTAAGTTTTTCATTACCATATGGTTTCATCAACCATATTCGAAATGGAAACGCTGAATCTCCTAAAATCATTGGATAAACCTCAGTGTCTCCAATTGTTTTAGTAATTGGTGGTATGATATTGTTTTCGGTAATATCATGCCACAGTTCAGTTGACTGAAAAATCACAGAATCATGTGAATTTCCAGGGAAACCAACGCTTGCCCAGATAAAGCGGTCCTGTGCATCAACAATTGCCATCATGACTATGGAATAAAAGTTTTTAAAGTTATGATATTCTTTACAGGCTTTCAGTCCACCTGGTGGACACTGAATAGGAATGTGACACCCATCTATAGCACCCCAGCAAGAAGGAAACTGCCATAACATTTCCATATCAACCATTTTCTCTTTGAAATTATGTTCAGTAGTTGCAAAATAAGCTTGCACTGACTCTTTCCATAGGTTTCGTATTATTGCTTCACAAACTTCTTTGACAATGTTGTGAACAGTTGCCACACCAAGACCAAACAATTCAGCAATAGTATACAAATAGTCGCCTCGGCCAAGCCTGTAGAGACAAATGGCAAGCCTGCATTCAGGTGAAACAGGAATCTCTGTCACAGTATTTTTCTCAATATCGGGTCGAATActctttaaaatgaagtcaaatgttTCTCTTGAAACTCTAAACGCCTTCTTGAATCTTCCTTCATCATATGTCGCCCAGACCAGTTCCCACCATCCTGTATTTCTGACACTGCGACGACAACTGCGATGACGCTGAATATCGTTACTTTCCACTGATTGAAACAACAGACAAATCCATAAACACAGTCGAGCAAGAAACCTTTTCCTTAACACAACCAGTGTCAACATTCGACGTCGGAGCTCTCTCCTCCGCTGTCTTTCTCTAGAGATTTTCTACAACAATAAAGCTTTCGTATTAAACCTCGCCATttcgttttggttttcccgCCTAGTAAATCTGCGCGTTTCATGCGTTTTTTAAATTCGCCGCTGGTCAGATAAATGCGGAAGGCTCGGGCAAAATATTAAATTCGTCTTATTAATTTCGACGTCTAAAACGCCCGTCGACTAATCGTCGACTGATCGACGAATTTAATttgaattaaattcgtctgaattaAATTCAAGGTATAAACTAGGCCTAAGAAAATTTCGTAAATGGTCTGTCAGATCATAACATAGATTACCACTAATCACAAAATGCTcaagagaattaaaaaatatatcgtCAATAAGAGTTGCAGAGTGGTCTGTTATTCTAGTTGGCTGCAGGATTTGGGGTTGAAAATAGAAAGCACCCAGGGTATCAAGAAACCTGTCTGTATCAGGATGTGATTCAAACTTAAGGAGATCTAAATTAAAGTCTCCTATCAAAACACAAAACTTGTTTTCTCGATGTACTTTTTCTACAATCATATTAACATGGTTAAGAAAAGCATCTACATTACCATGGGGGTGTCTTTAAAAAGCCCCACAAATGGTATTACGTCCCTTactattttgaatttcaatcCATAGGGATTCataatcatttttcttttgggCAGAGAGATCAGAACGATGAGTATACGCAATATCATCCTTCTGCTGCTCTTCTTAATGCGTTTGGATGCGTTTGTTTGTTCATTGTTCACatgtgtgttgtttttgtgtttatcaAGTAGTTTTTGTTCTGGTGTTAGGCGCTACGTGTTACTTACTTATTATTCATGTTTCAACCAGCTTGGAGAGGAATCACTTCATGCTTCACTTTCACAAAAGATAACGTTGATTTTAAATTACTCTCTTTAAATGTTCGAGGGATTCGTTCATCCATAAAGAGGAAAGCTTTGTTTATGTGGTTGACTTGGCAAAAGGCGGACATTATTTTTCTCCAGGAAACGTATAGCACGAAAGAGGTGGAAGATATTTGGAATACTCAATACAAGGGTAAGAGTTTTTATTCACATGGAACTAACCACAGTTGTGGAataatgattttaataaaagaCGATCTGGAATTTGAGTATAAATCGTCCGTTTTGGACACTAACGGTCGTTACATTTTGATTGACGCCACTGTACAGGGATCTgactttttattggttaatatTTATGCACCAAATAAGGTTCAAGAACAATGCGAATTTTTCAGCGGTTTAGAAAAAATGGTAGAGGAATTTAATACAATCGCTGAGCAAAAAATTGTAGTAGGTGGGGATTTTAATGTTGCTATCGATCCTGATTTGGACTGTTCTGGGGGTAATCCCACAAAAAAAGATTCTGTCAAACACATTCAAGACATATGtttaaattttgatttagtaGATATTTGGCGTGTGAGGAATCCGGTATGTAAACGCTTCAGCTGGAGGcaaaaaaatccttttcttcaACAGAGACTAGATTATTGGCTCTTGAGTGACTCGTACCAGGAGGAGGTAGAGGGTGCTGACAAAATTCCCTCTTTGAACTCCGATCACTCGGCTATTGTGCTTCACTTTAGCAGTGTAGAAAAGCAAAAGCACGGTCCATCTTATTGGAAATTTAATGCAAGTTTGTTAGATGATTCTGATTTTTGTAAGCTTATAGCTGAGAGTGTGCCAGTGTGGCGAGAGGAGTTCATTGAAGTTACTGATAAGCGAGTTCTTTGAGACTTAATCAAATATCGAATACGACAGGTTACGATTAAGGACAACAAAGCTAAAGCTAAGGGCAGAAGACAGAATTTGAAAGTAATAGAAGACTCATTAAAGCAGTGCGAGGAGGATTGCAGTGTGTTTCCATCCCCTGAAAATATGGAAGAAATGGAGAATATTCGAAACGAGTACGAATTGTTTTATGAGCACTTATCAAGGGGTGCGATAGTACGTTCCAGGGCCACCTGGTTTGAGCAAGgagaaaaaagtaataaatatttcttaaacCTCGAAACCTACAAAAAATCCAAGAGTTGTATTCGCAAGGTGTTTACCAAAGACGGCTTTCTTACCTCTGACCCCAAAAGAATCTTGAAGGAAGTGGAAGTTTTTTATTCTAGTCTTTACAAGACTGACAATTCTAAGATCCCGAACGACGTTTCAAACACATTCTTACTTTCTCAGGCAATCCCAAAGCTTTCAAACGAAGAGGCGATGGCATGTGAAGGAAGATTGCCGCTTGCGGAGTGTTTTAAGAGTTTGCAATCTTTTCAAAGCAACAAATCCCCAGGTAACGACGGCGTTACGGTTGAGTTCTATAATGCGTTTTGGGAAAGTCTTGGAAAGCTTCTTGTAGACAGTCTTAATTGCTCATTTGATAAAGGTGAActatcaaattcccaaaaacaagcaataataactttgatagaaaagaaagataaagacaaacgaaaaatttctAATTGGAGGCCGATTTCCTTAATTAATGTAGATGTCAAGATTGGATCTAAAGCCATTGCCTTGAGACTCCAGAATGTTCTCCCTAGAATAATTCACCATAATCAGCATGCATATGTTAAAGGACGAACAATCAATGATGCAATAAGGACGATTGATGATATACTTGTATATACTGAAAGATATGGTatcaacgacaaaatgctagcaATAGATTTTCAGAAAGCCTTTGATTCAGTAAATAGGAATTTTTTGTTTAGTACATTGGCTGCTTTCAATTTTGGCTCTTCGTTCATCCAGTGGATACAAACTTTTAACCAAAATATTTCAAGCTGTGTTCTTAATAATGGGTTCTCTACCGGACCTTTTGAGATACAAAGAGGTGTGAGGCAAGGAGATCCACTCTCTCCATACTTGTTCATTATTATCCTAGAAGTACTAGCTGTTAGTATACGTAAAAATAAGGATATTCAAGGGATTGTGGTGGATGGAATCGAAATTAAACTTGAGCTTTTCGCAGACGATCTTACTGTATTCCTGAGGAACGATTGGTCTCTTAGACACCTCCTTGCTCTTATTTCAAAGTTTGGAATCTGTTCGGGTCTTGTcataaattttgacaaaacagaaaTGTTTATCTTGGGGAACTCGGTTATGGCTCCAGCACAGGACCAAAGTATTATGAACATTAACGTTAAGAGAGCTGTGAAAATATTAGGGGTGTATTTTACTTATGACAGCCGTTTGAGACACAAACTAAATTTTAAGGAAATAACAGATGCTGTCAAAACAAAACTTCAACTTTGGAAGTGGAGAAATCTGACAATAATTGGAAGAATTCAGATCGTTAAAACTTTTGTAATTCCACTGATAATGTACCGTGCTGGATCAATTTGTGTAGATAAGGAGGTGGTAACTGAGGCTAATAGGATTATATTTGATTTTATCTGGAAAGGGAAAGACAAAGTAAAACGAGCTTCCCTAGTTGGTGACATAAAAGATGGGGGCCTGAAGGCCCCGCATTTAGAATCGCTAATTAAGACTCATAGAATAATGCTTTGCCAGAGACTTGCGGATGAAGAACCTTGTAAttggaaaactattttatttCACTATTTGAAACAGGTCGGGGGGAAGTTCATCCTCTGTTGCAACTTTGACATAAAAAAGCTACGGATAAACCTCCCAATGTATTACAGGGAATGTTTTGAGTGTTTTTCGCATTGCTCCGCAGCCACCGATAACAATGTACTTGAACTTTCGCACGAACAAATTTCCAACACAGTTCTTTGGAACAATAAATTtatatgtattaataataataataataataaggctgccaacactgttaaatagtgctcaatacacataagtgtagagctaaatcgtagaaaggtgaggctaatgaaaccaacacatgattcactgttactccgagtttcatgcttacgcactcatcagacagtatatgtactgtctgatgagtgcgtaagcacgaaactcggagtaacagtgaatcatgtgttggtttcattagcctcacctttctatatgtactgtctgatgagtgcgtaagcacaaaactcggagtaacagtgaatcatgtgttggtttcattagcctcacctttctatgtattaataataaatcaGTCTTCAATCAAAGCTTGGTTAGTAAAGGAATAATCAAAATAGGCGATTTAGTAACAGAGAAAAACCAATTTATTTCTCAATGTAATCAAAGCCGGGTGAATCTTTctccaaaagatatttttgatttGATGTCCTTAGTTGATGCAATCCCTGCACCGTGGCGACAGTCGCTGAAAATAAATGGATACTTGAACAAGAGTCCTTTTGTTATGCAGGACCAAATTCAACTTGTGCTCAATAACCAGGAGGTCTCGATCACTGAGGCGACCTTTAAGAAGGTTTATAGGGAGTTGGTCTCTAGTTTTGTTACTCCACCGACAGCTCATTCAAAGTTTAATGAAAGCTTTAATGGTGTTTGTTTGGACTGGAACGAAATTCATAGTTTGCCCTTTCTAGTCGCTTTAGACACAAAGTCACGAGAATTTCAATATAAAATTCTAAATAGGTATTTAGTGACAAatacgtttttgaaaaaaataggcAAAATAGACTCCTCATTGTGCATCTTTTGTGGTATGTTGGACGAATCCCTGGAACATCTTTTTGTGACTTGCCATTTTACTACATTGCTGTGGAAAGAACTCATGGCTTGGTGTAGTGGAAGACAAATTAGAGTTGAATCACTATCTGctgcaaatataatttttggtgaCTGGCAAAGGAAAGATTGCTTCCTCTTATTAAATCATATAATCCTCATCGCAAAACAGTACATTTATTATTGTATGTCCAACAATTTGAAACCACTTTTCTACGTTCTGTTGCAAAGAATTAAGTTTGTCTACCAATTAGAGAGCAAAATTGCTAAATGGAACAATAATTGGCAAGTTCACTCTATCAAATGGGGTAAGAGTGgttttgaagatgttgaagattGAAACGTGCTTTTATATCTTTTTCGATATTCTAACACAGCGCTATTGTGggtgtgtttgtgtgtgtgtgtgttggtGCATCATGTAGGGGAACTTTTGGGGGGCGGGGGGTGGTTGTTAGCATCCACTTGTTAGCTCAAAtctgtatatacatatatttttttgtgattgctgtaatttcttcgtttttgtaAGTGCTGTAACTCCAATagggaaatgttaaaaaaacaataataaaatccaaaaaaaaaaacatcatccTTCACATAGAAGCCTACTGCCCCGGCATAGGTGCAGCTTCGTTGGGACAAAACGTTGTAACCAGATATCGCAATATTTAGGAGAGCCTCTTGATCATTCTTTAGCTTAGTCTCAGTTACACTTAATACAGATATAGGGAAATGTAATTCGGATAGCATATTAACCAGATTATCAAAATTAGCCTGCAAGCTCGTAATATTACAATTAAGAAAGGAGAATGAATTATTAGTTAGACACTTTACAATATCTTCATTAGCATGAAAGTCATGTGTGGTGAAATAATAAAATTCAAGTCAGAGGGCATATGAAGGTCAATATCTAAATTAGTAAGATGACCAATGTTGGAAATAGAAGTTATATCGAGTCGAGGTAATGAGGCACAGCTGGATGGACAACTGGAGCTATCAAGATAAGGGACTCCTCCAGAACACCTATCACAAAACTTATAAGTATCAATAGAACTTATCTtttaagatgatgatgatgggatATCAGGAGAAGAGTTGATAGGTATCACAGGAGAGTCAGCATTCctcttcaaaaaaatttttccaACATTAGTCCACAGGAACTTGTAActgttgtcttttttaaattttaagcaatCTTTAAAAAGTTCCTTATTCTTTGGCGTTAAGCTTTCATTGATAAAGATCTTCTTGTCAACAGGGAAGCCAAGGTCTGCCGTGGTGATAGATTTCAGCCTTTTCCTTGCATGGTACAAGTTTTCCCTCATCTCTCCTCTTACAAACTTTACTATTATGGCAGGGTCCACTGATGCCCTAATACCTTTCCATTGGAATATCCATCTTCTCACTTAACTGAAGTACAATGTTATTAGTTTCTTCCTCCTGGGGTTCCTCAGGAAGAGGAATGCCACGAATTTCAATGCAGTCTCTGCTAGTATATTGCTCCAAGGCATTACGACACTTCTGAGCTACTTTTAAATCATTTGCAGAACTTAATACTTGAGCTTTTAGGCTCACATATTCTTGCTGAAGTGCCTTATTTTTCTCTTGAAGCGCCGTAAGAGCCTCTTCCTTCTTCTCACATTTCGTATTCAATGATTTCACCATCGCTAATGCTTCCTGAAGTTGTTCAGAAAGTGGGCGcaatttttcatcaaaaatCTTTTCAAGTTTTTCCGCTGTAAGGTTTGGCATTGTTCTTGACATTAAAACGAAGACACTGTATTAAGACACACAAAACTCAACAAAGAAGTAACAATAATGCAGGACATAAAGAGAAGACGTCCGCCATATTGCCTGACCGCTGACCTACTGATCCTGTGCCTACTAATCCTATGCTCCTACTGATCGTGTGTTCCTACTGATCGTGTGTTCCTACTGATCCTATGTTCCTACTGATCCTATGTTCCTCTGATCCTATGTTCCTACTGATCCTGTGCCTACTGATCCTGTGTTCCTACTGACCCTATGTTCCTACCGATCCTATGTTCCTACTGATCCTGTGTTCCTACTGATCCTATGTTCCTACTGTTTTATGACAATTCATGTTATGACGTCAGTCAGGTCGTCGTATGCGAGCCATGAGCCGAAATACATGTAATGATGCTGCTGATGACTCATGCTCACAGTGAGCATGTCTTCTACTGTATACGCAAATATAGTTATTATGCAGGATGCAGAGAACTTTGGCCGGCTTTATTGCTCTCATGCAGCTCTCAACACCATGTTCGAGTCCATTTCAACAACAGATGGTTATAGCAGCGTGGAGACCGATGTCAGGAAGCTCTCATGTCAGATGATTGAGGAAACCCTTCTTTTGATAAAGAATATAACCTTTAAAGTTTGTAAACAAGATAAAACAATTGAATCTATGAAAGTAGCAGAGATGGGTTCAAACACTGAATGAGAAGAAAccgatgaaaaaaaaacaaaaaaaccggTTCTGCT from Montipora capricornis isolate CH-2021 chromosome 9, ASM3666992v2, whole genome shotgun sequence encodes:
- the LOC138017747 gene encoding uncharacterized protein gives rise to the protein MLTLVVLRKRFLARLCLWICLLFQSVESNDIQRHRSCRRSVRNTGWWELVWATYDEGRFKKAFRVSRETFDFILKSIRPDIEKNTVTEIPVSPECRLAICLYRLGRGDYLYTIAELFGLGVATVHNIVKEVCEAIIRNLWKESVQAYFATTEHNFKEKMVDMEMLWQFPSCWGAIDGCHIPIQCPPGGLKACKEYHNFKNFYSIVMMAIVDAQDRFIWASVGFPGNSHDSVIFQSTELWHDITENNIIPPITKTIGDTEVYPMILGDSAFPFRIWLMKPYGNEKLTPEQGYFNYRLSRARMVTERTFGQLKSRWRVLYRKLECQPDAVKLAALTCIVLHNICIAANDTLPPQLDLTTDPFTQKRRSRDEIRELLFMRNCTKTRDSSRVAGGIREALAKNLWQEQV